A window of Nocardia arthritidis genomic DNA:
GATCTGGACGCCGTGGCCGAAGCCCATCAGATACATATGCCCGAGGATCTCCCCGCTCATCGACAGCTTGGTCAGGCACATATCCCCCGCCGCGCCGGAACCCGAGCCGTTCTTCAACTGCACCGCGTAGATATGCCCGTTGTCGTTGTCGAATGCGAAGGACTGCAACACCGTTCGGTCGTGCAACGCCCGCTGCCGGATCAGCATCGCCGAAGGCGCGGTGAGCTCGAAGCGCCCGTCGACGGGCGCGGCATCCGAAAGTCCGCGATCCGCGACGGTCAGCGCGACCGTCGCCGCGCCCAACTTCAACACTCCTCGGCGAGATATGGTCATCGACACGTCCATTCGGAGAGGTTCGTTTCGCTGGCCGAACAAGTCGGATCATGCCCGCCCGCTCCCCGGCGCCACCATCGTCAATCCGCCAACCCACCGCCCGATCACCTGGTCGAACGCACCAACCGGCCGCCGCGTTTGGCCGCTCGGTTCCCGGGGTATCGCGGCCCCGTGGCCCAACCCGCGGATGCTCGACTCGGTTTGCCGGCCGCCATCTCGGTGGCGCTGTTCGATCTAGACGGTGTGTTGACGAATACCGCAGTCGCGCATCGGCGCGCGTGGCGGGAGGTGTTCGACGGATTTCTGGCGCGCCGGTGCGGGGCCGGGTTCCAGCCGTTCACCGACGACGATTACCTACGGTACGTCGATGGGCGGCCGCGGGCGGACGGGGTCCGAGAGTTCCTGCGCTCCAGGAGTATTGCCCTACCGGAGGGCGAATCCGGTGACCCGCCCAGCGATTCGAGCGTGCAGGGTCTCGGTAACCGGAAGAATCGGCTGCTGCTTTCGATCATCGATCGCGAAGGCGTGCACGTGTATCCGGGTGCGGTGAAGTATTTGTCCGCGGTGCGCGCCGCGGGGCTGAAGATCGGCGTAGTGACCTCGTCGGCCAATGCGGTCGCCGTCTTGGCCGCCGCCGGTCTCACCCGATTCGTCGACGCGCGGATCGATGCGCAGGAGATCGCGCGGCGCGGACTGCGCGGCAAACCGGCGCCGGACGCGTTCCGCGCCTGCGCGGAAGCACTCGGCGTGCGACCGCCGCGAGCGGCGGTTTTCGAGGATGCCGTCGCCGGGGTCGCGGCGGGCCGGGCCGGGGATTTCGGCTTCGTGGTCGGCGTCGACCGAACCGGCGACGGTGCGCATGCCGAGGCGTTGCGCGCGGCCGGTGCGGATATGGTCGTCGCCGATCCGGCGGAGCTGGCGCGATGACCGCGGGGTTCGAGATCGCGCCGTGGCAATTGCGCTGGTGCGGAATGGATTTCGACAGGCTGCACCGCGCGGAGTCGATATTCGCACTGGCCAATGGTCATCTGGGCCTGCGCGGCACCCTGGACGAGGGTGAGCCGATCGGGCTGCCCGGCACCTACCTCAACGGATTCTACGAAACACGGCAATTGCCTTATGCGGAAACCGGATTCGGCTATCCGGAACAGGGCCAGACCGTGGTGAACGTGACCGATGGCAAGATCGTCCGGCTGCTCGTCGAGGACGAACCGATGGATATGCGCTACGGCAAGACCATCGATCACGAACGCGTGCTGGACTTCCGGTCCGGCACGATGCGGCGCATGACGGTGTGGACCTCGCCCACGGGTCGCACGGTGCGCATTCGCTCGGAGCGGCTGGTGTCGTTCACCGAACGCGCGCTTGCGGCGATCCGGTACGAGGTGCAGCCGCTCGACGCCGATCTGGAGCTGGTCGTCCAATCGGATCTGCTCGCCAACGAGCCGGTGGAGACCACGCCCGGCGACCCCAGACTCGCTGCGGCACTCGACCGCCCGCTCGTCGCGGATTTCGCCGCGGCGCACGACCTCGCCGCGGTCCTCGCCCATCACACCCGCGGTTCCGGGCTGCGGATGGCCGCCGGTATGGATCATGAACTCGACTTCGCCGGGTCCGCACGATGCGATGTGCGCGCAGGCGAGGATCTGGCCCGGGTGACGATCGCGGCCGACGTACCCGAGGGTCAGCGGCTGTGCCTGACGAAATACTGTGCGTACGGCTGGTCGAGCAGGCGCTCGACGCCCGCGTTGCGGGCCCAGGTGGATGCGGCGCTGGCCGCGGGCCTCGACACCGGCTGGGATAGGTTGCTGGCCCGCCAGCGCGCCTACCTCGACGAGTTCTGGCGCACCGCCGATATCGAGATCGATGGCGATCCGGAACTCCAACAGGCCGTGCGGTTCGCGCTGTTCCATATCCTGCAGGCGGGTGCGCGCGGTGAGACCCGCGCGATTCCGGCGAAGGGCCTCACCGGACCGGGCTACGACGGCCATTCATTCTGGGACACCGAGACTTTCGTACTTCCGGTGCTCACCTACACGGTGCCGAACGCGGCCGGGGACGCGCTGCGCTGGCGCCATGCCACGCTGGACAAGGCGCGACGGCGGGCCCGCGAACTCGGCCAGCCGGGGGCCATGTTCCCGTGGCGTTCCATCAACGGCGACGAGGGCTCCGGCTATTGGCCGACCGCGACAGCAGCCGTGCACGTCGATGCCGATATCGCCGACGCCACCGTCCGATATCTCGCCGCCACCGGTGATGAGCCGTTCGAAACCGACTGCGGCGTAGAACTTCTGGTCGAAACCGCGCGGTTGTGGGCCGGTATCGGCCACTTCGATCCCTCGGGTGATTTCCGGATCGATGGCGTGACCGGGCCCGACGAGTATTCCGCGCTGGCCGACAACAACATCTACACGAATCTGATGGCGCAGCGGAATCTGCACGAGGCCGCACAGGCCTGCGCCCGCCGTCCGGACGTGGCGGGGCGGTTGGGTGTCTCCGCCGAGGAGACCGCCCGCTGGCGCGACCAAGCGAAACGAATGTCGTTGCCCTACAACGAGGATCTCGGGGTGCACGAGCAGTCCGAGAACTTCACCCGTTACGCGCGCTGGGATTTCGCCGCGACCCCCGCCGAGAACTACCCGTTGCTGCTGCACTATCCGTATTTCGATCTGTACCGCAAACAGGTCGTCAAACAGGCCGACCTGACGCTGGCAATGTATCTGTGCCCCAACGCGTTCACCGCGGAAGAGAAGGTTCGCGACTTCGACTACTACGAGGCGGTGACCGTCCGCGATTCCTCGCTCTCGGCGGGCATCCAGGCGGTGCTCGCCGCCGAGGTCGGGCACCTGTCGCTGGCCTTCGACTACTTCACCGAGGCCGCGCTCACCGACCTGCACGACCTGCACAACAATGCGGCACACGGGCTGCACATCGCCTCGCTCGCCGGAACCTGGATCGCGTGCGTCGGCGGCTTCGGCGGCATGCGCGACAACGACGGTGAGCTGCGCTTCGCGCCTCGGCTGCCCACCGCGCTGAACCGCATCTCGTTCCGAATTGTCTGGCGCGGCAATTGCATTCGCGTCGATATCGATGCTGAGACCGCCACCTATCGGGTGTTGTCCGGCGGTGCGGTCGCGCTGCGGCACCACGGCGAGCGCCACACGATCGGCGATGCCTCGACGAGACTCCCGATTCCGCAGCGCCCGCCCCGGCCGGGCCCACGACTGCCACACGGACGCGAGCCCTACCGCAGGCCCTGAACACTTCTCGCAAATCCGGCACTCGGCGAACAACGAATGTTCAGCGATCGACTATCCACGGCCACCGGCGAAAAGGAGTACGGGATGCGCGCTGTCACCGTGTCGTCCTTCGGCGCGCCCGCCGAACTCACCGCGACCGACCGGCCGGCGCCCGGCCGCGACGAACTGCTGGTCCGGGTGGAGGCGGCCGCGCTCAACCCGGTCGACCGGCGCATCGCGAACGGCGATCTGCGCGTTCGGCTGCCGCATCGTTTTCCGCTGGTGCCGGGAACCGACGGCGCCGGTGTCGTCGTCGGAATGGGCAGCCGGGTAACGGGATTCCGCATCGGCCAACGCGTCGCGGGCAGATTCGACACCCCGCCG
This region includes:
- a CDS encoding beta-phosphoglucomutase family hydrolase; this translates as MAQPADARLGLPAAISVALFDLDGVLTNTAVAHRRAWREVFDGFLARRCGAGFQPFTDDDYLRYVDGRPRADGVREFLRSRSIALPEGESGDPPSDSSVQGLGNRKNRLLLSIIDREGVHVYPGAVKYLSAVRAAGLKIGVVTSSANAVAVLAAAGLTRFVDARIDAQEIARRGLRGKPAPDAFRACAEALGVRPPRAAVFEDAVAGVAAGRAGDFGFVVGVDRTGDGAHAEALRAAGADMVVADPAELAR
- a CDS encoding glycoside hydrolase family 65 protein, producing the protein MTAGFEIAPWQLRWCGMDFDRLHRAESIFALANGHLGLRGTLDEGEPIGLPGTYLNGFYETRQLPYAETGFGYPEQGQTVVNVTDGKIVRLLVEDEPMDMRYGKTIDHERVLDFRSGTMRRMTVWTSPTGRTVRIRSERLVSFTERALAAIRYEVQPLDADLELVVQSDLLANEPVETTPGDPRLAAALDRPLVADFAAAHDLAAVLAHHTRGSGLRMAAGMDHELDFAGSARCDVRAGEDLARVTIAADVPEGQRLCLTKYCAYGWSSRRSTPALRAQVDAALAAGLDTGWDRLLARQRAYLDEFWRTADIEIDGDPELQQAVRFALFHILQAGARGETRAIPAKGLTGPGYDGHSFWDTETFVLPVLTYTVPNAAGDALRWRHATLDKARRRARELGQPGAMFPWRSINGDEGSGYWPTATAAVHVDADIADATVRYLAATGDEPFETDCGVELLVETARLWAGIGHFDPSGDFRIDGVTGPDEYSALADNNIYTNLMAQRNLHEAAQACARRPDVAGRLGVSAEETARWRDQAKRMSLPYNEDLGVHEQSENFTRYARWDFAATPAENYPLLLHYPYFDLYRKQVVKQADLTLAMYLCPNAFTAEEKVRDFDYYEAVTVRDSSLSAGIQAVLAAEVGHLSLAFDYFTEAALTDLHDLHNNAAHGLHIASLAGTWIACVGGFGGMRDNDGELRFAPRLPTALNRISFRIVWRGNCIRVDIDAETATYRVLSGGAVALRHHGERHTIGDASTRLPIPQRPPRPGPRLPHGREPYRRP